One region of Haloprofundus salilacus genomic DNA includes:
- a CDS encoding glycerophosphodiester phosphodiesterase has translation MAQLAGQATTVETEADVSLIAHRGFAGVYPENTRAAFGRAVGVDVEGTTMTPQADVVELDVMPTATGEVVVFHDTELGRLTNAPTALADRKVWETPYETLRRFDVLGTGESVPLLGEILDLIPLDVGVNVELKNPGVEDVHYGALDAGELDARCEVWEPFVERTLSVLADHPHETLVSSFHEGALAAVRELDASVPIATVFWDDIEAGFRTARRHDCEVLHVPWNMVYGTELFNADYHAGPFDPVDLVDIAHEECRRVNAWTVESWYQADQLRQAGVDGIIADYPNLLHYGSKRSERPKATDAAPANQQPNSPDTSVR, from the coding sequence ATGGCACAGCTAGCAGGACAGGCAACGACGGTCGAAACGGAGGCTGACGTGTCGCTCATCGCTCACCGCGGGTTCGCGGGCGTCTACCCCGAGAACACGCGGGCGGCGTTCGGGCGCGCGGTCGGCGTCGATGTCGAAGGGACGACGATGACGCCGCAAGCCGACGTCGTCGAACTCGACGTGATGCCGACGGCGACGGGGGAAGTCGTCGTCTTCCACGACACCGAACTCGGCCGTCTGACGAACGCGCCGACGGCGCTGGCCGACCGGAAAGTGTGGGAGACGCCGTACGAGACACTCCGCAGATTTGACGTACTCGGTACGGGCGAGTCGGTGCCGCTGCTCGGCGAGATACTCGACCTGATTCCGCTGGACGTCGGCGTCAACGTCGAGTTAAAGAACCCCGGTGTCGAGGACGTTCACTACGGCGCGCTCGACGCCGGCGAACTCGACGCTCGGTGCGAGGTGTGGGAGCCGTTCGTCGAACGCACGCTCTCGGTTCTGGCCGACCACCCCCACGAGACGCTGGTGTCGTCGTTCCACGAGGGAGCGCTCGCCGCCGTCCGAGAACTGGACGCCTCGGTCCCCATCGCGACGGTGTTCTGGGACGATATCGAAGCGGGCTTTCGCACCGCCAGACGACACGACTGCGAAGTGCTGCACGTCCCGTGGAACATGGTGTACGGCACCGAACTGTTCAACGCCGACTACCACGCCGGACCGTTCGACCCGGTAGATCTCGTCGACATCGCCCACGAGGAGTGCCGTCGGGTCAACGCGTGGACCGTCGAGAGTTGGTATCAGGCGGACCAGCTCCGGCAGGCGGGCGTCGACGGAATCATCGCCGACTACCCGAACCTACTACACTACGGCTCGAAGCGGTCAGAACGCCCGAAGGCGACCGACGCGGCACCGGCGAACCAGCAGCCGAACTCGCCGGACACGTCGGTCCGGTGA
- a CDS encoding sugar phosphate isomerase/epimerase family protein: MTDIRTGFVTQTHTGDVTASEAVEQADTFGFDFLELYMDGATERRRLDRESFVDAVEDADLALLVHLPFVDLDLGTPRDDVRDAALAEHRACLDAAAEMGAEKAVLHASTHATYPEWDAETTHPRMLDAVRQLDDHGGEVGVEVCVENLPGVSFTVHEFDRVFEETDASMTFDTGHARVDGMDADASAAFLDDHRDRVSHVHVNDARGAKDEHVPTGSGTTEFEAILAPLLDDWTGTVSAEVYTFDADYLELSKRKLDEVLA; this comes from the coding sequence ATGACCGACATCAGGACCGGATTCGTCACGCAGACACACACGGGCGACGTGACTGCCTCCGAAGCCGTCGAACAGGCCGACACGTTCGGCTTCGACTTTCTCGAACTGTACATGGACGGCGCGACCGAGCGCCGCAGACTGGACCGCGAATCGTTCGTCGACGCCGTCGAAGACGCAGACCTCGCTTTACTCGTCCACCTGCCGTTCGTCGACTTGGACCTCGGAACTCCGCGCGACGACGTTCGGGACGCCGCGCTGGCGGAACACCGCGCGTGTCTCGACGCGGCCGCGGAGATGGGCGCGGAGAAGGCCGTCCTCCACGCGAGTACGCACGCGACGTACCCCGAGTGGGACGCCGAGACGACCCACCCGCGGATGCTCGACGCGGTGCGCCAGTTGGACGACCACGGCGGAGAAGTTGGCGTCGAGGTGTGCGTCGAGAACCTCCCGGGCGTCTCGTTCACCGTCCACGAGTTCGACCGCGTCTTCGAGGAGACCGACGCGTCGATGACGTTCGACACGGGCCACGCCCGCGTCGACGGGATGGACGCCGATGCGTCAGCGGCCTTTTTAGACGACCACCGCGACCGCGTCTCGCACGTTCACGTCAACGACGCCCGCGGCGCGAAGGACGAACACGTCCCGACCGGGTCGGGCACCACGGAGTTCGAGGCGATTCTCGCGCCGCTTCTCGACGACTGGACGGGAACCGTCTCCGCGGAAGTGTACACGTTCGACGCCGACTACCTCGAACTCAGCAAACGAAAACTGGACGAGGTTCTCGCCTGA
- a CDS encoding HAD-IIA family hydrolase has product MTFPNSAVILAAGIGSRLRPITLRKPKCSVTVDGTPILEYQLRAYAEAGLDEVVVVAGYLSEKTRALAESIAADYEEFSVTVVENEVYANTDNMYSLSLVEPLLDGESFFLSNGDVVFEPEVVEQLAAVDGDSAIACDTSLFSEEAMKVTADERDCISGISKEHTSSEAHAVSIDVYRFSETFSAALFDEIERSVEQHGEYGGWTELAIDRLLQSGRFDVEPVDIAGARWVEIDNLDDLAEADRRFASLGDLGEKRAVFFDLDGTVYLGDELIGGAAEVVAELREAGVDVFFLSNNSSRWKPGYVEKLRKLGISATPESVILSTDGVIDYLESVGTDETYVVGTEAMRDALRERGFAAESDDPTHVVVGFDTELTYEKVRRATLAINNGAEFILAHPDAVCPTDEGPIPDCGSIGALVETAVGRPPAHVFGKPSPQMLLPTMEEYGYEPEDVVVVGDRLETELRMADRIGCESVCLLTGDADRADVEASDIVPSLVAPSIATLSEFL; this is encoded by the coding sequence ATGACATTTCCGAATAGTGCAGTCATTCTCGCTGCGGGCATCGGTTCTCGACTCCGACCGATCACGCTTCGCAAGCCGAAGTGTAGCGTCACCGTCGACGGCACGCCGATTCTAGAGTACCAACTGCGCGCATACGCCGAGGCGGGTCTCGACGAGGTAGTCGTCGTCGCTGGTTATCTGAGCGAAAAGACGCGGGCGCTGGCCGAGAGCATCGCCGCCGACTACGAGGAGTTCTCGGTCACCGTCGTCGAAAACGAGGTGTACGCCAACACGGACAACATGTACTCGCTGTCGCTCGTCGAACCGCTCCTCGACGGCGAGTCGTTCTTCCTGAGCAACGGCGACGTGGTGTTCGAACCCGAGGTGGTCGAGCAACTAGCGGCCGTCGACGGCGACAGCGCCATCGCCTGCGACACCTCGCTGTTCTCCGAGGAGGCGATGAAGGTGACCGCCGACGAACGCGACTGCATCTCGGGCATCTCGAAGGAGCACACGAGTTCCGAAGCCCACGCGGTCTCCATTGACGTGTATCGGTTCTCCGAGACGTTCTCGGCGGCGTTGTTCGACGAGATAGAGCGCAGCGTCGAACAGCACGGCGAGTACGGCGGGTGGACCGAGCTCGCCATCGACCGACTGCTTCAGAGCGGCCGCTTCGACGTCGAACCCGTTGACATCGCGGGAGCGCGCTGGGTCGAAATCGACAACCTCGACGACCTCGCGGAGGCCGACCGGCGGTTCGCGTCGCTGGGCGACCTCGGCGAGAAGCGGGCGGTCTTCTTCGACCTCGACGGGACCGTCTACCTCGGCGACGAACTCATCGGCGGCGCGGCGGAAGTCGTCGCCGAACTCCGCGAGGCGGGCGTCGACGTGTTCTTCCTCTCGAACAACTCCTCGCGGTGGAAACCGGGCTACGTCGAGAAACTCCGGAAACTGGGCATCTCGGCGACGCCGGAGTCAGTCATCCTCTCGACGGACGGCGTCATCGACTACCTCGAATCGGTCGGCACCGACGAAACGTACGTCGTCGGCACCGAGGCGATGCGCGACGCCCTTCGTGAACGGGGGTTCGCCGCCGAGTCCGATGACCCGACGCACGTCGTCGTCGGCTTCGACACCGAACTCACCTACGAGAAAGTTCGCCGCGCGACGCTCGCGATCAACAACGGGGCCGAGTTCATACTCGCACACCCGGACGCGGTCTGTCCGACCGACGAGGGACCGATTCCCGACTGCGGTTCCATCGGCGCGCTGGTCGAGACGGCCGTCGGTCGCCCGCCGGCGCACGTCTTCGGCAAACCCAGTCCACAGATGCTCCTCCCGACGATGGAGGAGTACGGCTACGAACCCGAAGACGTGGTCGTCGTCGGCGACCGACTCGAAACCGAGCTCAGGATGGCCGACCGAATCGGCTGCGAGTCCGTCTGCCTGCTCACCGGCGACGCGGACCGCGCCGACGTCGAGGCAAGTGACATCGTCCCGTCGTTGGTCGCGCCGTCGATAGCGACGCTCTCGGAGTTCCTCTGA
- a CDS encoding CDP-glycerol glycerophosphotransferase family protein yields MRDEGSPPEGVAGGRDAFETSEADECGDADERDEAEECGGTGETSVIDETSDERAGSRTDSRSRPRRLLYYVSLFFEAVAVAVVGAVTRRVGRDDSLWVFGARGGTDFCENSKYLYLSVAADKPDVRPVWVTKNRAIVRELQAHGYEAYHAFSPRGIWLQLRAGTVFLTHNLKDVNRFAVGGATLVMLWHGVPLKRISWDAELAERPRPVQALSRYLYDQYDLVSLTGSGAREAFRTGFGLPDDRLVVTGYPRTDVFFESVPGATLCTDETELDRIRRLADDHDVWLYMPTFREDPSAQASEHVDFAALDAVLAERDAYLVVKLHPKERLDADLSAFDRLLELPAGVDVYPLLPATDGLITDYSSVLFDYLLLDRPVIRYAYDLEVYRAERGFYYDYEELSPGPTAREFDELLDALATALDGDDDHAAERRAVRDRFFDENGGGYADAVYEAVRELRG; encoded by the coding sequence ATGCGGGACGAGGGGTCGCCGCCCGAGGGAGTAGCGGGCGGACGCGACGCATTCGAGACGAGCGAAGCCGACGAGTGCGGCGACGCCGACGAGCGCGACGAGGCTGAAGAGTGCGGCGGGACTGGCGAAACGAGCGTAATCGACGAAACGAGCGATGAACGGGCCGGGAGTCGGACGGACAGTCGGAGTCGCCCCCGGCGGTTGCTCTACTACGTCTCGTTGTTCTTCGAGGCGGTCGCCGTCGCCGTCGTCGGTGCGGTCACGCGGCGCGTCGGCCGCGACGACTCGCTGTGGGTGTTCGGCGCGCGCGGCGGTACCGACTTCTGCGAGAACAGCAAGTATCTCTACCTCTCGGTCGCTGCCGACAAACCCGACGTGCGGCCCGTCTGGGTGACCAAAAATCGAGCGATCGTCCGCGAACTCCAGGCGCACGGTTACGAGGCGTACCACGCGTTCTCGCCGCGCGGTATCTGGCTGCAACTCCGCGCCGGAACCGTCTTTCTGACCCACAACCTCAAGGACGTGAACCGCTTCGCCGTCGGCGGCGCGACGCTCGTGATGCTGTGGCACGGCGTCCCACTGAAGCGCATCTCGTGGGACGCCGAACTGGCCGAACGCCCCCGACCCGTGCAGGCGCTCTCGCGCTACCTCTACGACCAGTACGACCTCGTCTCGCTCACCGGGTCGGGCGCGCGCGAGGCGTTTCGGACGGGATTCGGTCTCCCCGACGACAGACTGGTCGTGACGGGCTATCCGCGAACTGACGTGTTCTTCGAGTCGGTTCCGGGCGCGACGCTCTGCACCGACGAGACGGAGTTGGACCGAATCCGGCGACTCGCCGACGACCACGACGTGTGGCTCTACATGCCGACGTTCCGTGAGGACCCGTCGGCGCAGGCGTCCGAGCACGTCGACTTCGCGGCGCTCGACGCAGTGTTGGCCGAGCGCGACGCCTACCTCGTCGTCAAGCTCCACCCGAAGGAGCGACTGGACGCCGATCTCTCGGCGTTCGACCGCCTGCTCGAACTCCCCGCAGGCGTCGACGTGTATCCACTCCTGCCGGCGACGGACGGCCTGATTACCGACTACTCGTCGGTGCTGTTCGACTACCTGCTGCTCGACAGGCCGGTGATTCGATACGCGTACGACCTGGAGGTGTACCGCGCCGAGCGGGGGTTCTACTATGACTACGAGGAACTGTCGCCCGGCCCGACCGCGCGGGAGTTCGACGAACTACTCGACGCGCTGGCGACGGCGCTCGACGGCGACGACGACCACGCGGCCGAGCGTCGCGCCGTTCGCGACCGGTTCTTCGACGAGAACGGCGGCGGCTACGCTGACGCGGTGTACGAGGCGGTGAGAGAGCTACGTGGCTGA
- a CDS encoding DUF7563 family protein, with translation MPTCDHCGSHVSERFARVFADEYGRLMACPACSANAGIAEVARHRARNA, from the coding sequence ATGCCAACCTGCGACCACTGCGGGTCGCACGTGTCCGAGCGTTTCGCGCGGGTGTTTGCCGACGAGTACGGGCGTCTGATGGCCTGTCCAGCTTGCTCGGCGAACGCCGGTATCGCGGAAGTCGCACGACATCGCGCCCGCAATGCATAA
- the rpiA gene encoding ribose-5-phosphate isomerase RpiA — protein MKTTGGSDEAKRRAGESAADLVTDGMVVGLGTGSTAAHAIRALGRKVDAGLDVRGVPTSFASRELAREVGVPLVTLDDVDAVDLAIDGADQVAGFDLVKGGGAAHAREKVVDAFADRFVVVADPSKVVETLSHPVPVEVLPDARSTVAAAVADAGGEPTLREADRKDGPVVTDNGNLVLDCDFGEVQDSAALSRTLSAVPGVVEHGLFVGLADEIHVGTEDSVRVETS, from the coding sequence ATGAAGACGACGGGCGGGAGCGACGAGGCGAAGCGACGCGCGGGCGAGAGTGCGGCCGACCTCGTGACCGACGGGATGGTCGTCGGTCTCGGTACGGGGAGCACCGCGGCGCACGCGATTCGCGCGCTCGGCCGGAAGGTAGACGCCGGACTCGACGTGCGCGGCGTACCGACGTCGTTCGCTTCGCGGGAGCTCGCCCGCGAGGTCGGCGTGCCGCTCGTCACGCTCGACGACGTGGACGCCGTGGACCTCGCCATCGACGGCGCGGACCAGGTCGCAGGGTTCGACCTCGTGAAGGGCGGCGGCGCGGCACACGCCCGCGAGAAGGTGGTCGACGCGTTCGCCGACCGATTCGTCGTCGTCGCCGACCCTTCGAAAGTCGTCGAGACGCTCTCACACCCGGTTCCGGTCGAGGTACTGCCCGACGCGCGGTCGACGGTCGCCGCCGCCGTCGCCGACGCCGGCGGCGAGCCGACGCTCCGCGAGGCCGACCGCAAGGACGGGCCGGTCGTCACCGACAACGGCAATCTGGTACTGGACTGCGACTTCGGCGAGGTGCAGGATAGCGCGGCGCTGTCGCGGACGCTCTCGGCGGTGCCGGGCGTCGTCGAACACGGCCTGTTCGTCGGACTCGCCGACGAGATACACGTCGGCACCGAGGACAGCGTGCGAGTCGAGACATCGTAG
- the larB gene encoding nickel pincer cofactor biosynthesis protein LarB, with product MRDILEAVASGKLSPAAAEARLSGYASTDAGRFDAAREHRRGVPEAILADGKTPDETASLALTALETTGRALVTRTDEADVAAVCARVEEAYPDAIVDADDRARTLVVRTPDHERPSLDATVAVVTAGTSDAAAAGEATTVLREMGATVDRIEDVGVANIDRVLDQREALRAADVLVVAAGREGALPTVVAGMVDAPVIALPVSVGYGFGGEGEAALAGMLQSCSVLSVVNVDAGFVAGAQAGLIARAVGGAREA from the coding sequence ATGCGAGACATTTTGGAAGCCGTCGCCTCGGGGAAGCTCTCCCCGGCGGCGGCCGAGGCTCGATTGTCCGGATACGCCAGTACCGACGCGGGGCGGTTCGACGCCGCCCGCGAGCACCGACGCGGCGTGCCGGAGGCGATTCTCGCCGACGGCAAGACTCCCGACGAGACGGCGTCTCTTGCGCTCACGGCACTCGAAACTACGGGTCGAGCGCTCGTCACGCGAACCGACGAGGCGGACGTCGCGGCCGTCTGCGCGCGTGTCGAGGAGGCGTACCCCGACGCGATTGTCGACGCCGACGACCGCGCGCGGACGCTCGTCGTGCGCACGCCCGACCACGAGCGGCCGTCGCTCGACGCTACGGTGGCCGTCGTCACCGCCGGAACCTCCGACGCCGCCGCCGCGGGCGAGGCGACTACGGTGCTCCGGGAGATGGGTGCGACGGTCGACCGCATCGAAGACGTGGGTGTCGCCAACATCGACCGCGTGCTCGATCAGCGCGAGGCACTCCGCGCGGCCGACGTACTCGTCGTCGCCGCCGGGCGCGAGGGGGCGCTCCCGACCGTCGTTGCCGGGATGGTCGACGCGCCCGTCATCGCGCTGCCCGTCTCCGTCGGCTACGGCTTCGGCGGCGAGGGCGAGGCGGCGCTCGCGGGAATGCTCCAGTCGTGTTCGGTGCTCTCAGTCGTCAACGTCGATGCCGGGTTCGTCGCGGGTGCGCAGGCCGGTCTCATCGCGCGAGCTGTCGGTGGCGCTCGCGAGGCGTAG
- a CDS encoding SDR family NAD(P)-dependent oxidoreductase, giving the protein MSRTVVIAGVGPGLGASVARRFVDEGCRVALFARSESYIDDLAEELNDDDGDNGGEALAVPTDLADPESIESGFETVREAFGPVDVLVNHASGGSWKGLLELSLEEFERALDVSARGAFLCSQEAVGDMLDGDGGTVIFTGATSAVRGRGGALAFSSAKFAARGMAQSMARELGPRGIHVAHVVIDGGILPPTREVESPEKYLDPDAITDSYWHLVEQDESAWTLELDLRPHVEEF; this is encoded by the coding sequence ATGTCACGAACGGTCGTCATCGCCGGTGTCGGTCCCGGTCTCGGCGCGTCGGTCGCCAGACGCTTCGTCGACGAGGGCTGTCGAGTCGCGTTGTTCGCGCGGAGCGAGTCGTACATCGACGACCTCGCCGAAGAACTGAACGACGACGACGGGGACAACGGGGGCGAGGCGCTCGCAGTTCCGACGGATCTCGCTGACCCCGAATCGATAGAATCGGGGTTCGAGACCGTCCGGGAGGCGTTCGGTCCCGTCGACGTGCTCGTCAACCACGCCAGCGGCGGGTCGTGGAAAGGGCTGCTCGAACTCTCACTCGAGGAGTTCGAGCGGGCGCTCGACGTAAGCGCCCGCGGCGCGTTCCTCTGCTCGCAGGAGGCAGTCGGGGACATGCTCGACGGCGACGGCGGAACGGTCATCTTCACGGGCGCGACGTCGGCAGTTCGGGGTCGCGGCGGCGCGCTCGCGTTCTCGTCGGCGAAGTTCGCCGCCCGCGGGATGGCACAGTCGATGGCCAGAGAACTCGGACCGCGGGGGATTCACGTCGCACACGTCGTCATCGACGGCGGGATTCTGCCCCCGACTCGCGAAGTCGAGAGTCCCGAAAAGTATCTCGACCCCGACGCCATCACCGACAGCTACTGGCACCTCGTCGAACAGGACGAGAGCGCGTGGACGCTCGAACTCGACTTACGCCCGCACGTCGAGGAGTTCTAG
- a CDS encoding SDR family oxidoreductase, whose protein sequence is MLVTRDVPILGSVSEPEFTKQIPAGRSDQPEDVTDVALYLASDLSNSVTAESIVVDGGLSNTQ, encoded by the coding sequence GTGCTCGTGACCAGGGACGTGCCGATACTCGGCTCTGTGAGCGAACCGGAGTTCACGAAACAGATCCCGGCAGGACGCTCCGACCAACCCGAAGACGTCACCGACGTGGCGCTCTACCTCGCCAGCGACCTCTCGAACTCCGTCACCGCCGAGTCCATCGTCGTCGACGGCGGCCTGTCGAACACGCAGTGA
- a CDS encoding DUF1931 family protein codes for MADLIVKAAVKEALDDKNVASDFYDALDEEVKELLDDAARRAEANDRKTVQPRDL; via the coding sequence ATGGCAGACCTTATCGTCAAGGCAGCTGTTAAAGAAGCGCTCGATGACAAAAACGTCGCGTCGGACTTCTACGACGCGCTCGACGAGGAAGTCAAGGAGCTTCTCGACGACGCCGCCCGTCGCGCCGAGGCGAACGACCGAAAGACGGTCCAGCCGCGCGACCTCTAA